A window of Magallana gigas chromosome 8, xbMagGiga1.1, whole genome shotgun sequence genomic DNA:
TTATTTCGTctattaaaatgtgtatatttatttcagAAACTGACGAGAGATACGGTTTTGAAAGACATGAGAGATAAAGAAATGCCAGCCATCGATGTCTTCGCTCTATCCATCGAATATCTAAAGGATGAATTCGTAAAGAAATTCCAAGAGAGAAATTTGCAAGTAACTATAACACCTTTAAACAAATACGTTTCATGGGTGTTAACAGTTCCAGCCATCTGGGACGAGGCTGCAAAGCAATTTATGGAGGAAGCAGCAGAACGTGTaatgtataaacaatttataaaattttatcacaTTATGTTATCAGTTATAATTATCTAATAAGAATTATATTTAGTAATAGATGATTTTATCGGATTAAACGATAGGCAGGAATTTCAAAGGAGTCTCTCCTCATTTGCTTGGAACCAGAGGCTGCAGCCGTATTCTGTAAATGGATTCAAATAGAAAGGAATGATGATGCACTAAACGTCATGAAACCAGGTCGAAGGTTTCTAGTGCTTGACGCTGGAGGTATGGAAATTATGTATcaagttttttaatatttaaaactttaactcAAAAGGAACAgttttatgaaaagtttacatttacatatactaAAATTCATACACAGAATGATTAATCAATGCAAATGTCATCGTAAAGCTGTTCAATTTAACACAATATTGGATAATGTGCATCGTGTTTGGTTCGATAGGCGGTACAATTGATATGGCAATGCAAGAAGTGAGAGAAGATGGGAAAATACAAGAGATAAACAGAGCACAAGGAGGGGACTGGGGAGGGATTTACGTTGACGAAGAATTTAAACGGATGTTGGAGGACATTGTATCCAAACCAATTATTGAGGCATTCCGCATGAAATACACCGGAGACTATATCGAATTGTTTCGGTTCTTTGAAaagaagaaaagagaaaaacagACTGGAAAAAACGTGCGTGTGCATATTCCATCATCTCTTCTGGAAATAGCAGATGATATCATTAAATGCATAGAAGATCACGGATTGAAGAATGAAGTGGaattgaaaaaagataaacttcaaatcaaagttaaaaaatttgaagagtTTTTTAACAAGGTGGTAGACAAAATAGTTGTAAAAGTTGAGGAAATGTTGGTTTCTGATGCaacagaagaagaaaaaatcatcaTCATGGTAGGAGGGTTTTCAGAGAGTGAGCTTCTTCAAAGAAGGATCAGAAATTCATTTCCGAGTCACACAGTGGTGATTCCCCAAGGATGTGGATTGGCTGTATTGAAAGGAGCTGTTCTGTATGGCCATGACCCAGATATCATTGCTGCCAGGGTTGTCAAATATACATACGGCGTGGGTACCAACACCCGCTTTATCAAGGACAAACACCCTGAATCAAAGAAGAAGATCATCAATGGGATAGAATACTGTACCGACAAGTTTGACATCCACGTTAACAAAGACACGCTTGTTCATTGCAATGAAGAGACTGAAAAAATTTACTTTCCACTCTATGAAAACCAAACTTCGGTCAATTTTGGTGTGTTTGCCAGCAATGCAGTAGAACCACAATATACTGACGATGAGGAATGCAAGGAGATAGGATCTCTTACTGTCCCTATGCCAAACACAACCGGAGGCACTGGAAGGAGAGTTAAGGCAAAGTTTAAGTTCGGAGCAACCAAGATCACCGTTGAAGGCCTGGACGAAACGTCTAATGAGTCTGTGGACGTAAAGATCGACTTTTTGGAAAACAAACCATGATTTGGAGCTCGATTTGTACAGAGAGGGCTGAAAGtatagacttttaaaaaaaatgaacaatttaaaGTTACTAGTTACTTAtatgtctttttttattttattgaaccTCTCTTTTAGCCCCAGAATTAGCCTTGATATTAATAATGATTCGAACAATCTATTAGTATACtctctgaggatgcttgcatactaatacatgtatcacaaatcGTTGAAAAGATGACTTTAAACAGATTTCCTATATCTATCTATATTTGAACCTCTTTTGAGTCCCAGTGTTGATCCGGGGGTCactgttttaacaatttagaattttcattttacattgaAGCTTTGATGTAAATACTGGCATTTTGGTGCATGGGTTCATGAGAAGATTTATGTAAGATACGTATACTCTATTTTATCCGTTTAATTGCTTATCATTTCCCCTTTGGAAGAAGTTGtaccttttatttaaaatttcagaagGATGATTTGTAAGAAGTTTGGtcaattaaatttttccaagtgttctttaagaagaaaaaatgttagaaGTCACAGActaatggacagacagacagctGGTTGTCAGAACAGCTCGCTCGCTTAAATTTCGGTTCGggagagataaaaaaaatcattcaaatctttaattatttattattataatatttctatgaaaattagactttttcataattatatatccACACTGGTGCAattttaatatctcaaaattatttttatctaaaagtTTAAATAACTTTGCTCGTATGCGGTAACATGTGCTTTTATGTCCCAAAtatcaaagttatgaaaatatagAGCTTTAGAAATTAGCTGAAAAATATAATCAATGCAggtatataaagaaaaattgtcTGTTAATCATATATTGATGATCTAATTTCAATAAACATGTATGTTCGTATTAGAGCAAAAAAAGGTATATCCTGTTAGTTATTAAAATAGAAATCATCAAGTTCATGCTTGCTTTAACACCATTTAATACTATGTTATGCCGAATAACAAATGGAACAACAGTATACGTAAAAAAGATACTGGGGGAACCCCGCGCTCTACACTTTTATTTTCAAGTGTGAAAAAATATTggtgattttttcttttttattattattttttttt
This region includes:
- the LOC105345508 gene encoding heat shock 70 kDa protein 12A, which translates into the protein MAYKTRNHIVVVGIDFGTTYSGYAYSFRSDFIKDKTDHLNKIYTNNWNCGDLMSEKTPTTLLLDKNKKFVSFGYDAENDYSRKTEEERKEHYYFRRFKMALYDKDGKLKLTRDTVLKDMRDKEMPAIDVFALSIEYLKDEFVKKFQERNLQVTITPLNKYVSWVLTVPAIWDEAAKQFMEEAAERAGISKESLLICLEPEAAAVFCKWIQIERNDDALNVMKPGRRFLVLDAGGGTIDMAMQEVREDGKIQEINRAQGGDWGGIYVDEEFKRMLEDIVSKPIIEAFRMKYTGDYIELFRFFEKKKREKQTGKNVRVHIPSSLLEIADDIIKCIEDHGLKNEVELKKDKLQIKVKKFEEFFNKVVDKIVVKVEEMLVSDATEEEKIIIMVGGFSESELLQRRIRNSFPSHTVVIPQGCGLAVLKGAVLYGHDPDIIAARVVKYTYGVGTNTRFIKDKHPESKKKIINGIEYCTDKFDIHVNKDTLVHCNEETEKIYFPLYENQTSVNFGVFASNAVEPQYTDDEECKEIGSLTVPMPNTTGGTGRRVKAKFKFGATKITVEGLDETSNESVDVKIDFLENKP